One Ferviditalea candida genomic region harbors:
- a CDS encoding carbon-nitrogen hydrolase family protein: MKLRVSAVQYHLHSIRSFDEFAKQVEHYIKTAEEFGAEFVLFPEFFTTQLLSIGNDRGQALSIQNLPDFTDQYRTLFVNFAGQFNMHIIGGTHVIRKGDRLYNTAHLFYPDGRVEEQAKLHITPTEVKEWKLTPGDSLQVFETAKGKIAIITCYDIEFPEIVRIARARGADVIFNPTCTDDRHGFHRVRYTSHARAIENQIYVVSASTVGSLPTVNFMRANFGQAAVIAPNDIPFPPRGILAEGEINDDMVVTADLDLELLVQVREKGAVTTWRDRRIDLYPDWK; this comes from the coding sequence ATGAAACTAAGAGTGTCGGCAGTCCAATATCATTTGCATTCGATCCGATCGTTTGACGAATTTGCCAAACAAGTGGAACATTATATCAAAACGGCTGAAGAATTCGGGGCCGAGTTTGTTCTGTTTCCCGAATTTTTTACGACTCAATTATTGTCGATTGGGAATGATCGAGGACAGGCCCTGTCCATCCAAAATTTGCCGGATTTTACGGATCAATACCGGACGTTATTTGTGAATTTTGCCGGACAATTCAATATGCATATTATCGGGGGAACCCATGTCATCCGCAAAGGAGACCGTTTGTACAACACCGCTCATTTGTTCTATCCGGACGGCCGGGTCGAGGAACAGGCGAAGCTTCATATTACGCCGACGGAGGTCAAGGAATGGAAGCTGACTCCGGGTGACAGCCTGCAGGTATTCGAAACGGCGAAAGGAAAGATTGCCATTATTACCTGCTACGACATCGAGTTTCCGGAAATCGTCAGAATCGCCAGGGCCAGGGGGGCGGATGTCATTTTCAATCCCACCTGCACCGATGACCGTCATGGATTTCACCGTGTCCGTTATACCAGCCATGCGAGGGCGATTGAAAACCAGATATATGTGGTGAGCGCGAGTACCGTAGGCTCCCTGCCTACAGTGAACTTTATGCGCGCCAACTTCGGGCAGGCCGCGGTGATTGCGCCGAACGATATTCCGTTTCCGCCGCGCGGCATTTTGGCCGAAGGGGAAATCAACGATGACATGGTGGTCACTGCCGATCTGGATCTGGAACTGTTGGTTCAGGTTCGGGAAAAGGGTGCTGTCACCACGTGGCGCGACAGGCGTATTGATCTGTATCCGGATTGGAAATAA
- a CDS encoding GNAT family N-acetyltransferase — protein sequence MYRKEIYVFDRERPVPTVIRNYRESDFSSLIRIQQESFPPPFPSELWWSPEQLRNHVDLFPEGALCIEVNGEIAGSMTGLLVDHDPNHPAHTWSEITDDGYIRNHNPHGNTLYVVDISVRPSYRKLGLGKWLMLSMYDVVVHKGLERLLGGGRMPGYHKKAGEMSAEQYLEAVIKGELADPVITFLLRCGRTPVKVAADYLEDEESCNYSVLMEWKNPFFTRRFERRDKSEILNKRTQYSK from the coding sequence ATGTATCGGAAAGAAATCTACGTGTTTGACAGGGAACGTCCGGTTCCGACGGTCATCCGAAATTATCGGGAAAGCGATTTTTCAAGCTTGATTCGCATTCAACAGGAAAGCTTTCCTCCGCCGTTTCCGTCGGAATTATGGTGGAGCCCGGAACAATTGCGCAATCATGTGGACTTGTTCCCGGAAGGTGCCTTGTGTATCGAGGTCAACGGGGAAATTGCCGGCTCGATGACAGGTTTGTTGGTTGACCATGATCCGAACCATCCGGCACATACATGGAGCGAGATCACGGATGACGGGTACATTCGCAATCATAACCCGCACGGGAATACGCTCTATGTCGTCGATATCAGCGTGCGTCCGTCCTACCGCAAGCTGGGATTGGGCAAATGGCTGATGCTGTCGATGTATGACGTCGTTGTGCACAAGGGCTTGGAGCGGCTGTTGGGCGGAGGCCGAATGCCGGGCTATCATAAAAAAGCCGGTGAAATGTCGGCGGAGCAATATCTTGAAGCGGTCATCAAAGGCGAGTTGGCCGACCCTGTCATTACCTTCCTGCTTCGCTGCGGACGAACGCCCGTTAAAGTGGCGGCTGACTATTTGGAGGATGAGGAATCGTGCAATTATTCCGTCCTGATGGAATGGAAAAACCCTTTTTTTACGCGAAGATTTGAACGGAGGGATAAGTCTGAAATCCTCAACAAACGTACTCAATACAGTAAATGA